The DNA region CAATCGCAAAAGAGCTGTCATACCAAAAAAATCTACTGAAAATTTGATATCTCCATGTATACGGTTCCTCTCTACCACAGTTTTTCTAGAACTGAGAAAGTCTATGATATGCATTTTTGAAATGGAACTAAAACTAGGATAAGAGTACTTATAACCTTTTAGAACATGTGTACTATGATTAGGATGTAGTGAACGCATGACATTTCTGATGTAATGGTCAGGTATCGATTCTCACGAACTGATAACTTAGGATTTACCCCACCATATGCTTAATACTTGTGTACCTATATttatctccctccatatccgtggggtcaATAGTAAAAGATCGTTAAAATAGTGAATTTACCTTTCAAGGTCTTACATCGTTAAACACTGAGTTAAATCTAGAACTTGATTTTGTAAATTCTCAATTTCGTCTTAGGTACTACGATAACGGTATGAGCCTTCTTGAGTCGGAACATGCTTTATACAACCACGATCACGACGCCCTATTTCTCTCGGGATGGTCTAGTGggtagcacatgaggtgttgcaaccatgagatctggggttcgaatctcggcaaagccgaggtaaatgtctcccttatgtgctagtcattattctaaagactagtagccgtccgtgatttaccacctctgtgttggccctgggatgagttggcgggggtgctgggggGTGAGCATATTCGTTTTTTGCCACCACGATCACGACGACCATCGATTAAATTTAATGCTCGACTTCTTCAATCGGAACCTACCAATTCTAATACTTACTGACGTCggataagataatgattattctACGGATTGAAAAAATGAGAGAAATTGAGAAGAAGACTAAGAGAGAAAATTTTAATAGGTTCATAatcgtaaaaattataaacacgttcaaaatctaaaaaatatataaaaaaaatacccaaaagacaaaaaaaaaaatctaaaaatgataaaaaagaataatttcttaaaaataatataaaagaatcCAACGAATACTTTGCATCACACCATGAAAGTACAAACGGCATGATTGTATACACAATTATAATTAGttacaatttttagaagaataaaTTTTGGAACCAGAGAGGCTGATTAATCATTCAACTCTTCAAGTTCTTCTTACAAGTAAACAAGATTAGAATTATTGTTCGTGATCCATTCTTACTCTCATTCTTATCCTTTTCCATCTTTACTCTCTGTCTCTCTTCTCACACAAACTATCACCAATTCACCATCTAATGCTCTATTTACTCTTAAGGACTGATCAGGGAAAGGATGAATTGCAGGAGAGTTTGAAGAATTTCCCTCGTCTACTTGATGAAAgatcaaagattaagaaaagggtGGATTTATTTTCCTTCCACAGACCACATCTTATCACATTTCTCATCAGCCTGAAATTGAGCAGAAGACCGAATCTTTCCTCCATCTCGCGAGCTCTCATTGTCTCACCGAGCTCTCCGTTCATAACTTGCAGCGAAACTTGGCTGCGAGAAATAGTTTCTTCCTAGCTGTGATTAGTGGCGAGATATGCAACTCCACTTGCCACTATGAAAATTCTATCTGCATCACCTGTGTGATCATTAATCCATATGACAAGAGGCGTTATGGAATGCATGTACATAACACAACTTTCACCGCCATAGATTTTCTAAAGAAACAAACACGCAtactttattaatataaattcaTTTACGAACAACCTCAAGGAAAGTTGAGGTCGTCTTTAgacttttgaaaaataattgTCTTCTTGTTAGGCTATTTCCCAAAATTTATCCAAATAAATTATATTGACAGAATCACACACAATACAAAGACTATCTTTCATATGAATTGTGAATAGAGTCAATATCTAAGAGAATTAAATCTTTTATGTCTCATGTATTATATACATCTAGGCTTATCTTTTATTTAGGAAAATACAAACTATTCAGAAGGTAGTAAGAAGCTTGGTCACTGATGAATCATCTTCCACTTTCTATACTCAATACTGCCTGAACTTCCAAACTACGATACCTAGAAGTTGAGTGTTCAGATGATGTTACATTTTGCATCCTTTGTGGAGGCTCATGAACATAATCTGATGTTACAATTATGTCATCAACAGGATTCTGGTGTTTACTTTGCATATCTAAAATTTGCTTATTTTTACTCAGCTTTCCAAGATCCTCTGCCACTTCTTTCATGGTGGGCCTTTCATCTCCGTTAGAGTTCAGGCAAAGAACAACCAACTTGCACACCTCTTTAATCACTACCatgtcttcttctttcttaatTTCAGGATCCACCATTTCATCAACCTTATTTTCCTTCATTGCAGAAATGAAATTGGCCGTGAGCAGCATTTCCTCATCTGACACATTGAACTCAAATGCCTTCCTCCTTGTGAGAAGCTCTAGAATCACTACTCCAAAGCTGAAAACATCACTTTTTTCGGTCAATTGACAAGTTAACATGTACTCAGGATCCAAGTAACCACAAGTCCCTTGTACAAATGTAGCCAATTGAGTTGCATCCTTGGGAGCTAGTTTTGATGCTCCAAAATCTGAAACCTTTGCTGTGTACTCATCATCCAGGAGGATGTTGGAGGACTTCACATCTCCGTGAATTATCGGTGTAGAAGTTGATGAATGCAAGTAGGCTAGTGCTTCAGCAGACTCCACAGCAATCCTTAAACGGGCATCCAGTGGTATATGAAACCTGTGAGTCTTGCTATGTAGATACTCAAATAGATTTCCTTTCGACACTAATTCATATACAAGCATTGGAACCTCAACCTCTAAGCAGCATCCTAAGAGCTTGATGACATTCTTGTGATTTATCTGTGATAGGATGAGCATCTCTTTTGCAAATTCCCTAGTTTGTCTCTCGTCGGCCAGCTTCGACTTCTTGATCGCTACTAATCTGTTGTCTTCTAGCATTCCTTCATAAACTATTCCTTGTCCTCCACGACCAATAATTCGACTTGAGCTGAAGTTATCTGTAGCCTTCTTCAATTCTTCTTGTGTAAACAACTTAAAAGTGACACCTCGATAAGAATTCATTTGTTGTTGTAGTAACACACCTCCATtctgtttgaaaaacttttgctTAGTTTTCATAAGGTTTCTATTTTTCAACCATAAGTTGGTAGAAAAGCCTGAGATGGTTAAGAAAAGGATGCTGCTCATAGTAGCTGCACAGAAAAGATATTGATAATTATAAAGAGTGAAGAGACTGTTACATGCAAGAACAAAATTATTGATATTAGCCATCATTTACCATAAACAGTGGACAAAAGCATATTCATTCAGGACAAGTAGAAAACAGGATAAAATTGTTAGTCTTCCTGCAATCTCTTTGTTATGTGCATCTGCCTCCATGACCCATCCTTAACACTCATATTAGTTAGCTTATAATGATACCACAATCTAATTAGCTAAGCATTTGGTGAAGATCACACCACCTACCTAAAAACTTTTCATACTCCAAGTAAACTCAGAGGACTAATCCAAAATTCTATACCTCCATTGCTAATTAAGTTATCTAATTAGCTTATAATGATCCTATGCCTCTTTTTTTCACTCTTTCTTCTCCACGTTCTGAAAGCCTTTTTGAGGCAGGCTTTTATTTTAGAAAACTCCAAGATCTTTTCCATTCTCTTACCATTAGTGAGTGGAAAATGTGTCAGTTACTAATCTTCAAGGAATAAGtatgtaaaaataaaaatctaaattgCATTATCATTTTTAGATTCACTTACCAATTAGCACCTTTAGATATTGAGGCAAAGTGCTTGATGTTGTTGGATGGCAACCATCCTTGGTGGTTGGATCACCCATTGTGCCTTGTGGACATGAACAAGTATAATTGCCTATCGTATTTATACAGCTTCCATAACACCTATACTCTGACTGGCGACTGCATTCATCAATATCTGCGACCAAACAATGTCTAAAACCAACAAAATCCTTGTGGCAattatcctttttatttaattaattagctATACTCTACCTTGGCATCCACCATCTTCATAAGGGTTCCCTTGGTAACCACTTGTGCAGTTGCAGATGTATCCTCCTCCGGTGCTAGAATTGAAGCACTCGCTATTCTTATCAGCGCAAGCGTATGATGCCGGCGGCGAGTTCGGGTTCCGGCGAGCCTCCTCACAAATTGTCATATTTCCCACGTTCCAATCCAACACCACTGGCACCCCAGATTTGTAAGTCTGATTCAATCTATTCCCACCAAGATCTGCTAAGCTAAAGTTGTACCTGATGAAGTAAGTAACAAGGTTCAACAATACTCTTATTCGATTTTGAACAAGTGTTTGAACTAGGTTCATTGATTACGTGCATATGAACAATTCTAATAAATTGGAAGTAAGATTAATTTGACACAATAAACTAGGGATGACAATAGGTCGGGTTCAAATCGGATTCTATATCCTTTGTCCCCATATCTATCGCGTATAGGATCTCCGATGAATATACTCATACTCATTAAAGGAttagatattttttataattttaatttttttttctatccaattattatcattcaacaaaaatatattaaaattaacatcctatttaatatatatatatataattaaaaaatagattaaaaagttgattttagaaaaagaaaattctttttaatatatgtatatatattatttaatctgatattcgggtcgggtatcggatattgatagtccctccatacttTCCTCCATTCGAGGATCCTTCATCGGATTCGaatgaaattgtcatccctacgaTAAACCAGTTCAGAACTAAACAGCTTAGCTTAGAACAGCGTACCACTCGTGTTCAACGATGAAGGCGTAGCTGCAAGGATTGAACTCCCAGACGCGAGAGTTGTTGTAGTCAACGGAGAAACCGGTCGTCAGGGCCGTCATCCCCTCCCGGATCGCCGTCTGGCAGCACCCGAAGCCGTCGCACGTGTCGTTGCTCACGCCGGCCTCGCTAGTGCACGCGGAGACGCAGCCGGTTACATAGTCGTCGTTGCCGACGAGCGCGACGGTGGCGCAGCCGACGGCGGTGAACTTGTTCTCGGCCGCGGAGATGGCGAAGGCGGGGCGGGTCGAGAGGTTGAAGGGGACGATTTCGTAGCCGAGCATGTCGGTGGCGTTGTAGCAGACCCAGTCGACGTGCGTGTAGGCGCGCGCGCGGCCGAGCGCCACCGAGACGTCCATGAGCTCGATGGAGGTGTCGCCGATGAAGGGGCGCGGCGGTTGGAGGGAGCGGTTGCAGACGAGGTCGAAGCCGTCGCGGAAGCAGCCGGCGCCGATGCCGAAGGGGTAGGGGATGTCGACGTCGCCGCACTTGCGGTCGCAGTTCGGTGGCGAAGCAGCGGTAGCAAGAGCTGCCACTGTCAGTGCTATTGCAATTAGTACGGCGGAAGGAAGAAGCCGGAGAGTTAGAGCTGCCATTTCAGTTCTCTCTAGCTAGCTAGCTCTAACCATCTTTAGGCCTTCACCTTCATTTGTATACATGTAGATGAAGATGGCGATCGAGATCGATATTTGCAGTGAAAGACTTTGACTCATTCTCGGAGTTGACTTGAAGCCGGCGACTTTTTCACAGATGGAGAATTATTGCCGGCGGAGAATGTGTcaagcttgtagaagagtatcAAATTCCATgactaattttattaattaaatagattTTATCCCTTAATTATCCTTACTTTAATTTAGGAATCGTTCTCAAAACAAAATAGCGTCCATCATGGTCGATTTATAGTGACTTGTGCACACATCAACGACTCATTCCTTCTATATTATTTTGGTGGATTTATTAAACTTGTATCTTCATGAAGGTCAGCTGGGAGCAAGCATTACCCGTTCTaacccccccctctctctctctctctctctctccctctctctctatatatacacAATTTTGATATACTACGCGGCATGCACAGTATACAACTGTGCACGTCGCACAGtatatcatgattttttttttttttgattaaaataaataaataaaatatattaattttgattaaaaaaataaataaaatatattttttaagattttattagtAGGGTTCAGGCATCCTAATTgggatataatttttcaattaattttttttttaagattttacttctagggtttagattttccaattgaattataatatttagttaaaaaaaaattaaaaataaaataaatttaaatatttatggagtattgtaatatgtcaAGGGGATATCTTAACGTAGCtcttatataaagaaatattgtttttttaattcaaaatgtctgtgttttgttatttttttttataattaatttttgaattaaaaaaataattaaaatattttttaaaatttttatttctagggttcaggttttgggttatagtatcaaagctatttttttaaagattttacctttagggttcaggctttgggttatagtatcaaagctatttagggttcaagctttgggttatagtatcaaagctattttttttttagattttacctctagggttcaggctttgggttatagtattaaagctattttttttttagatttttacctctagggttcaggctttgggttatagtatcaaagttatttttttttttagattttacctctggggttttcccaattagattatagtgtttagtttaaaaaagaaattaaaataaaataaatttaagtatttattgagtattgtaatatgttgaggggatatattaatgtattagagatttatatataagaaaatgtttattttttaatttaaaatattaaaaaatcaaaaaaaaaatccgATTGATATCGTgcgcgcgactgtgcgcgcgcgcaCGATATCaatcctctatatatatatatatataataacaatttttttaaaaaaaaactactataGTTGTGACAGACGTTAAATCtatgttatagcagctacgaaATCATAACTACTACAGCATGATTGTGATTTGTTTaatcatgttgtagcagttacgagAACCATAACTACTACAGCAACATAGATTTAATGTTGTAACAGCTACGGAATGTAATTGAACAAATCATcaccatgttgtagcagctatggttTCATAGCTGCTATAACACAGACTTAACGTTCTAGCAGCTACAAACtcgtagctactacaatatgATTAAACAAAATTATAATCATGTTATAGCAACTACGAGTCTGTAGCTGCTATAACACAAACTTTAACATTGAATAGCTACAGActcatagttgctacaacgtgattAAACAAATCACAATCATGTTGTAATTGCTACAATTATATAGCTGTTACAACATAGATTTAACGTCTGTTACTATTAtagtagaaaaataattttaaaatttgctaCACTAAAAATTGTACATAACAGTGCAACAGAAGTCATGTAGCATATCAtacacacactcacacacacacTCACTCAcactcactctctctctctctctctctctctctctctctctctctctatatatatatatatatatatatatatatatatatatatagcaaatCTATATATGGATGATTTCTGGGCTCAGCAAGTAGTCTAATGAGTTTTGAGATAATTGAAAGGTATTGCAAATATATGTTTGAAGTTTGGTGATGGTAGTAGCTGCTTGATTGGATATGTTGAAAGACTTCACTTGTAAGTTATGTGTTTTGACAGTACTGATGCAATTAGTTGGTAGTCCACAATGACTTGTATTGCGAGTTTAAAGTTGATGAAgaattgattgttgtttattataatagccCAAGTGTCATTTATTTACTTGAAAGGATAAAAGTCTCATTGCTTTGTTAGTGATGTGATCGTTTAAGGGAGTATTGTTGAAAAGGAAGTTGACACTAAAAGTAACCTCGTCACTAATCCATTAGGAATTGTTGATTCTATCAAGAAGAACTAACAATTAAGAACCATAAGCTGCTCCTTCTTTACATTAATTTTGTGACCAAAATGTGAGCTGACAACTTGCAGATTAGGTGGGACTGATGTTGCAGTGTCTGATGGTTAAAGAAGGAACACCAATCTTATCTACACCCTCTTCACAATCTGCCTTACTTTCCTCATGTTTATTGTCAGGGAATCTCTCCATGCATTTCATTGATCCATCAGCTGTTGCCTCCTCTTTCCTCCTGTGGAACCAACAAGTTTTTGTATATAAATGCAACGAATCTGATCACATTCTTGCATTTTTAGAAGCCTGAAAAATGGCCATCTACTGGTTGTTGAACTGTTTGGAGCTCTGTGGTCACAGGCAAGGCACTCTCATTCATCAAGTTCCTGTCATATATATGTATTCAAGAATGCATCAATTAACTAAAGCAATAATCTGAAAAAAGTTAGTTGCTATCAAGAAATGAATGGGACGCACTAAACACTGAAAAAAAGATGAACTTTTAATATGCAGAGGTCACCAATTAAAGAATAAGGATGTGTTGTACTTCATTTGCCCCAAAATAGcttttatattttgttctttTGTGATGAGAAGAGTGGCCCATTATCAATCATATCATAAGCTTTTAGTTGGGGCATTATCATATCTGAAGTTAAATATAGTCCTTAAGTGAATTTCATCTTGtagctgatgctgatgtgtgaagGAATCATACTCTCTCGGCCGAGAAGCCCAAAGGGAGCTAAGCGCACGGAGACGGCTATGGTACTCTCCAATCGCCAGGAAACACCTTGCGGCCTGCCGGGTCGTTAGAATTCGATGCATCTGGTGAAGGCTCTGCTGTCTTAAGTTATCAGCCTAGATAAATCAGAAACAAAGAAATCACAATTCAGAATAAACTGAACTTGTATGCCATGTTACTGAatttaaaaagaagaaaataaactaAACTGAAATTTGATACTGGTTCATGCAGAAATTATGGAGCTGTCCCATTGGAGAAGAAAGAATTAGAGACCCAAGGATGTGTGTGTCAAATCTTTGATGGAATATTATCAAGAGAGGAGGATTAAGCCATAAGCTATTATCTCTGATTGGCTGCATCCAAGAGGACAAAGAGAGGTTGTTGGGTCCTTTTCTTAGGACTGTAGACAGATAGCAACATCTGAAAGCACTCAACATTGAAAATGCCAATGTAGCTTTCCTTCTTGATGGGCAAGCACTGAGTACCCGAGAACAAGAGATTAAAGCATGTACATAATGGGAGAGAAAAGTGTGCAAAAGAGGGAGAAAGGGACATTGGTTGTGATACCACAAGGGGCCTACTACAGATAGAGAAGGAGAATGGATATATTTCTTGCCTTGTGACAAAGCAACAAATGCACTTGAATGCACCAGGACCACTTTTCATGGAATTGATTCATCTTTCACTACTTCATCCCAAAAGGTTGTGAATTATTAGTTATTAGCTTGATGAACAGGTGTTGCGGCTTCGAAGAATGGCCGACTCTCGAGCTTTCTGTTATCTGAATTTTGGGACTAGTGAGTATTGATTGCATGAGCAGATGCAGAAGAGTACCTGTCGAACGAATCCCTCGAGGTTAGCAAGCTTCCCTACCGCCATGGCCATGTGACCCATATAATTCTCGAGGTTGGCACTCTCGATGAGGGAGTCACTGGCCACGGTGTTGGCGAGTGAGAGTTGGAATTGCTCGAGGCCCTGAGATAGCGCCTCCTCTGCTTGTTGAGAAGATTGTTGGAGGTTATATATCCCCACTAGCTGTTGTTCAGTCAGAGGATCGAGTTGTGGAATTACGACCTGCTTGAATTGGAATAATGTAAGAATCTCTATCAAGCTTTTGTTCTCTAATAGCTCGATCCTATCGCAATCGAAAGGAGGAGGTGATAGGGAATGAGAATTCACCCTTAAAAGCTCGGATGGTCTAAATCCACCCATCCACAAGAAACACCTCTCCGCCGGAGTAGTCCACACGCCGGTGATGATGTGGAACACATCCGACTTGGCTGTCGTTGCCTTGAGCTGGAATAGTTCATCGTAATGTGTGAGGCACCTGTCTACTGCAACCCTTAGACCTGCATCTGGGAGATGGGTCTCCAGACCTCGCCGGAGCTCCACAGTGTTCTTGCAGTCCTCGGCCAACCAACGCGAGTACTCCATATCGAACACTACTGCAGCACAACAACAATTCTCAATTCTCAACTATTGATCTTAATGCAGGACAACAAGTGAACTATACCAGAGTTGACATTTTCATTTGCACCACATCCTTCTAAGAAAAGACCCTGGAAATTGGATATTTAGTCACTtccatgatgatgatgatgatgatggtgatGATATTATCATGCGCCAAACAAAAACTGTACCTGTGCACGAGCTCTCTGGAGATCTTGCTCGAGCTGAGTAAGTTTTATTTTACTGGATTCTAATTGTTGTATGTAAGCCTGCCATTTCAAACCCAAATAAATAGATCAAATTTGTTTGTCTTgtgtttttcataaaaaatagTTGCTGTAATGAACCTTCTTTCTTAGCCGGCTCTTCTTGGCTGCTTCTCTATTCTGAGCCAAGCGTCTCAATGTCTGCAGGAACTAACAAGAGTGAGGCGCAGACAAACATCACACCTTTTGAGAGAttaaagggagagagagagagagaaaaacctTTGGATCGATTGATTTGCCGTCTTTGTCTGAAGTAGAAGCCACCAATCTCCTCTGCCACATGGAACGCACGGCAAAAGATGTCAAGTAGAGAAAGAACAAAGAGTTTGGAAGGATTTGTAGCCTCCAGGAGAGGATGCACAACATGTTTGGTGATTTGACCAGAACTATTGGAAATCATACCTTTTCTTGAGCTTTCAGCTGCTGGTTTTCTTCTCCTGTTGTGTGAGGAGCATCACTCGCCATCTTCTCTTTCTGCTTCCCAAACAGTGCCGATGAAGCCTTTCTGCTCACCGGAGACTCCTCTGAGTCCATTTGTGAAAGTGTGTTCTGCTCTGATCCTGAATCCGTGCTCCCCTCAGTCTGTGAATCCCACTGTTGGCATGTAGAGAACAACTGTAGTTGTCTGTAGCAGCTAattaactctctctctctctctcttttttcttcTCTCTCTGTATACCTTGGAAAATTGCTGAAATCTGATTGGCCGTGAGGGGAAGATATGGAGAGTTGGGGGCCTGCTGGGGCAGAAGGCTGCAGGAAGAAGAgccaaatcagaaaaaaaaaaaaaaaaaaaaaaacagaataaaGACTCAAGTGTCAGAAATGGTGCTGTCTGTGAGATGCATCAATTATCCCACTGTTCATATTTACAATGATCAATACCCTTGTGGGCGTGCCAATTACAACCTTTGtgattgatgatgatgatgatgatggttaGTTCTTGCTTACACTTTTTGTGTTGGTCACTTGCGATTCCTGCAACTCCATGCACGAGAGCTTCCTCCAACTCCCCAAAGTAAGCAGCTCCCTCCTGGTCACTGAACAGGAAGTGATCAACACAGAgagaagatgaggaagaaggaaTTGATGAGTGCAGGattggaaaaataaaaatttagagcGAATAGTACAAGAAATTTGTGGCAGAATGATCACCCTCTCCTTGATTATTTGCCATCCAAGATAATCTTTTGATGCTCTCGATCAGATGCTCGCAGTGCCTAACAAGATTACGGAAATTAAGGGAAGAACTCCAAGAACAATCAGAATAAAAGATTTAAGAGATGGCAACACTTCACTTCACTGCACTGCACtgcacctctctctctctctctctctcagaaGAGGCTCTTAATTTCAACTCCTCCCTCCTGTTCTTAAGCTGGACACTGACTGGTTTCCTGCAATTTGCAGTTCATCGTCCTCGTGGACTTCTCTCCCAAGTGGTGGACCCTGAACGAGAGAAAGCGAAGGGCACAGGTGCAACTGGTCACTGACTCCTCCATCTGCATCTCTAATTTATAGAACAGTGCCAAAAACATCAACAGGATAACTTAAAACTAAATTGAGCCAGTTCACGACTAAAGACAAACTTCTCCAATTGCCTGCCAATGATCAAAGGTCTTCATCAGGAAATGGACTCTCTTTGCTTGGCGCCATTATATGCTGTAGTGGATGAGTCAACAAATCACGGGCATATTTATTCCTTGCACAAACAGATGGCTCTGCGAGAGGTATGCTTTGTTGTTCAAGAACCATCAGATCATAATTAATGAGCATTTCAGCACGACACTCATTTCTGAACTTGCAagtattatatttttgtgttgcATCATGTTTTAGTTTCAAAACTTTTGGTTTTTGAAGACAGTGGATTTGGTGGTGATGTGATTAATTTGATGTGATTTCTAAATTTTGTTTTGTTTCACAATTTGTGAATGAAGACAAATATGTTTGGTTTAGATATCAGTAACTGAACCTACCATGTCAAAAGAACAAAAATACAATGTTTGAGTCTAGCTCAATCGGAACTCGATCGGATGTGTGAACTTGATTGGTTTGGGTTCGTGTTCTTATACATGGCTGGTGAAACTTGCTACACCAATCTCAATCATTGTCCATGATTGAGCATTAGCTAAACTAAAGCTTAGATTAGGTACAATAAATTGAAGCGTGTGATCTTCGACATAATTTGACAAGTTTGATCAAATGTACTGAGaggaagataattttttttattaatgagtTGTTTTATAGAGTTGGGCTTTGATGTGTTAAATGTCAAAATTGCACTAATCTAGAAACTAATCCTAAATAGAAAATAGATGGGTTGGTGGTTCAAGCCTCATGAGTTTCATTTAGACTTAAATATTATTGTGATTCATTATGTTTGTGGTGCGAAAGCCAACTAATATTGGCTTAAAAATAAGGTGTCATTAACCATTCACGAAATCTATGATAGATTGATGCCGACTCAATCTAAACATTCTATTTCAATATCATTAGTTTGTCATTACTTTTGAAAGAACAACATTCGAAAACCTAAGTGAAATCTACACAATCTTTAGAACAAGGATACCTGTGATGCTAATTTATTCAATTAAACATTTGGTGAGATTAGAGACTTAACTTGGTTGAGTATTCAATTACACCGATCAATCGAGTTGACTAGACTAGATGTACCAAACAGATTGAGCCAGCCAAGCGAGCGAAACCGGTACATTCATGTAGAGAAGCTCATAGTTGGAAGAACATGCAGTTGCTTGATATTCATCATCCATAGTGGGCATCCACAAAGAGCTAACTATCTATTGACAACACCACCACAACTTCCACACTACTCAATTCTTTATCTATTTATCCATTTGTTCCACACATCCTAACTTAGATTACTAAAAAGACTGTTAGTACATCCAACAAGTTCTTGTTGCTCCTCATAGAACATCAAAACtgttaa from Zingiber officinale cultivar Zhangliang chromosome 4B, Zo_v1.1, whole genome shotgun sequence includes:
- the LOC121977031 gene encoding putative wall-associated receptor kinase-like 16; the protein is MAALTLRLLPSAVLIAIALTVAALATAASPPNCDRKCGDVDIPYPFGIGAGCFRDGFDLVCNRSLQPPRPFIGDTSIELMDVSVALGRARAYTHVDWVCYNATDMLGYEIVPFNLSTRPAFAISAAENKFTAVGCATVALVGNDDYVTGCVSACTSEAGVSNDTCDGFGCCQTAIREGMTALTTGFSVDYNNSRVWEFNPCSYAFIVEHEWYNFSLADLGGNRLNQTYKSGVPVVLDWNVGNMTICEEARRNPNSPPASYACADKNSECFNSSTGGGYICNCTSGYQGNPYEDGGCQDIDECSRQSEYRCYGSCINTIGNYTCSCPQGTMGDPTTKDGCHPTTSSTLPQYLKVLIATMSSILFLTISGFSTNLWLKNRNLMKTKQKFFKQNGGVLLQQQMNSYRGVTFKLFTQEELKKATDNFSSSRIIGRGGQGIVYEGMLEDNRLVAIKKSKLADERQTREFAKEMLILSQINHKNVIKLLGCCLEVEVPMLVYELVSKGNLFEYLHSKTHRFHIPLDARLRIAVESAEALAYLHSSTSTPIIHGDVKSSNILLDDEYTAKVSDFGASKLAPKDATQLATFVQGTCGYLDPEYMLTCQLTEKSDVFSFGVVILELLTRRKAFEFNVSDEEMLLTANFISAMKENKVDEMVDPEIKKEEDMVVIKEVCKLVVLCLNSNGDERPTMKEVAEDLGKLSKNKQILDMQSKHQNPVDDIIVTSDYVHEPPQRMQNVTSSEHSTSRYRSLEVQAVLSIESGR
- the LOC121977032 gene encoding transcription factor TGA2.2-like isoform X1; the encoded protein is MANNQGEGDHSATNFFDQEGAAYFGELEEALVHGVAGIASDQHKKSFCPSRPPTLHIFPSRPIRFQQFSKWDSQTEGSTDSGSEQNTLSQMDSEESPVSRKASSALFGKQKEKMASDAPHTTGEENQQLKAQEKRRLVASTSDKDGKSIDPKTLRRLAQNREAAKKSRLRKKAYIQQLESSKIKLTQLEQDLQRARAQGLFLEGCGANENVNSVVFDMEYSRWLAEDCKNTVELRRGLETHLPDAGLRVAVDRCLTHYDELFQLKATTAKSDVFHIITGVWTTPAERCFLWMGGFRPSELLRVVIPQLDPLTEQQLVGIYNLQQSSQQAEEALSQGLEQFQLSLANTVASDSLIESANLENYMGHMAMAVGKLANLEGFVRQADNLRQQSLHQMHRILTTRQAARCFLAIGEYHSRLRALSSLWASRPRENLMNESALPVTTELQTVQQPVDGHFSGF
- the LOC121977032 gene encoding transcription factor TGA2.2-like isoform X2 translates to MANNQGEGDHSATNFFDQEGAAYFGELEEALVHGVAGIASDQHKKSFCPSRPPTLHIFPSRPIRFQQFSKWDSQTEGSTDSGSEQNTLSQMDSEESPVSRKASSALFGKQKEKMASDAPHTTGEENQQLKAQEKRRLVASTSDKDGKSIDPKTLRRLAQNREAAKKSRLRKKAYIQQLESSKIKLTQLEQDLQRARAQGLFLEGCGANENVNSVFDMEYSRWLAEDCKNTVELRRGLETHLPDAGLRVAVDRCLTHYDELFQLKATTAKSDVFHIITGVWTTPAERCFLWMGGFRPSELLRVVIPQLDPLTEQQLVGIYNLQQSSQQAEEALSQGLEQFQLSLANTVASDSLIESANLENYMGHMAMAVGKLANLEGFVRQADNLRQQSLHQMHRILTTRQAARCFLAIGEYHSRLRALSSLWASRPRENLMNESALPVTTELQTVQQPVDGHFSGF